The genome window CTAATCAGACCGTCATGCAGAGCGCAGCGAAGCATCTCGCGTGCTGACGACTGCAACGATACCATGCGAGATGCTTCGCTGCGCTCTGCATGACGGTCTGGTTATGCTTAGGAATGTTATTTTATATGATATAATTAAATAACGATATAAAGAGTCTGTACTCCTGTATTTGTTGAAAAACAAGTATTGTCTATTTTGGAATTATTAGAATAGTGAATAGCCATTCTAGTACGCGGCGTATTATGGTTGCTGCGTCTACCTTGCTGCGCATGAACCATACCTTTCAACTGCTAGCCGACTTATCTGCCGAATCTGACCAAAGCACGTTGGCGGAGTTGCTGCACCAGGTATTTCCCGATACTCCTACTGCCGAGTTGGCTGCCGAATTGCAGTACCAGCAGAATCGGCAGCCCGTGCAAGTCTGGTTGGCATGGGCCGAGGAACAACTAGTAGCCTGCAAGTTAGGCTACGAACGAAAACCCGGGCACTACTACAGCTGGCTGGGCGGCGTGCACCCGGACTTCCGGCGGCGGGGGTTGGCCCAGGAGCTAATGCAACGGCAGCACGCCTGGTGC of Hymenobacter sublimis contains these proteins:
- a CDS encoding GNAT family N-acetyltransferase, whose protein sequence is MNHTFQLLADLSAESDQSTLAELLHQVFPDTPTAELAAELQYQQNRQPVQVWLAWAEEQLVACKLGYERKPGHYYSWLGGVHPDFRRRGLAQELMQRQHAWCQQRGYRSIRTQTLNRWRAMLLLNLHAGFDIVGTVQGERGLTLVLEKSILPAESRGL